GCAGCTCCTCGATGTCCGCGCACCCCAGGTAGCCCATCCCCGAGCGCAGGCCGCCCACCAGCTGGTAGATGGTGTCCGACGCCGCGCCCTTGTACGGCACGCGCCCCTCGATTCCCTCGGGGACGAACTTGCGCGCGTCGGCGGTGCTGGGGTCCTGGAAGTAGCGGTCCGCCGAGCCCTCGGCCATCGCTCCCAGGCTCCCCATCCCCCGGATGGTCTTGAAGCGCCGGCCCTCCAGCAGGAAGCTCTCTCCCGGGCTCTCCTCCGTTCCCGCCAGCATCGATCCCATCATCACGCTGTGCGCGCCCGCGGCCAGCGCCTTCACCACGTCGCCGCTGTACTTGATGCCGCCGTCGGCGATGATGGGAATGTCGCCGGCGCCGGCCACCGCCTCGAGCACCGCGGTCAGCTGCGGGACGCCGATCCCCGTCACCACGCGCGTGGTGCAGATGGAGCCGGGGCCCACGCCCACCTTCACCGCGTCCACCCCGCGCGCCACCAGCGCCGCCGCCCCGTCCCTGGTGGCGATGTTGCCGGCGATGATCTGCACGTCGGGGAAGGCCTCGCGCATCCGGCCCACCGCCTGGAGCACGCCCTCGCTGTGGCCGTGCGCGGTGTCGATCACCAGCACATCGACCCCCGCCTGCACCAGCGCGCGCGCCCGGTCCACGTCGCGCGCGGAGACGCCGATGGCCGCGCCCACGCGCAGGCGGCCCTGCTCGTCCTTGCAGGCGTTGGGGAACTGCGCCCGCTTGCGCACGTCCTTTACGGTGATCAGGCCGCGCAGCACGCCGTTCTCGTCCACGATCGGCAGCTTCTCGATGCGCCGCGCGTGCAGCAGCTTCACCGCCTCGTCCAGCGAGGTCCCCACGGGGGCCGTCACCAGCCGGTCGGCGCCCGTCATCAGCTCGCGCACCGGGCGGTCCAGGTCGGTCTCGAACTGCACGTCGCGGTTGGTGACGATGCCGATCACCCGGTCGTTCTCGTCCACCACCGGCGCGCCGCTCACCCCGTACTGCTCCATCTTCCCCAGCAGGTGGCGCAGCGTGGAGTCGGGGCGCGTGTGGAAGGGGTCGGAGATCATCCCGCTCTCCGAGCGCTTCACCCGGTCGACCTCCTTCGCCTGCCGGTCGATGGGCATGTTCTTGTGGATGATGCCGATGCCGCCCTCGCGGGCCATGGTGATGGCCATGCGGCTCTCGGTGACCGTGTCCATGGCCGCCGAGACCAGCGGGATGGCCAGGTCGATCCGCCGGGTCAGGCGGGTGCGGACGCTGGTCTCCGACGGGTGCACCAGCGAGTGGCGCGGGACCAGCAGCACGTCGTCGAAGGTCAGCCCCTCGCCGGCAAAGCGTGCGGCGGGCACGGGGGAATCGCTCACGGTGCCTCCTGAATGCGCAGCGCCCGCCGGTCTCGCGTTCCCTTGCGGGAGGAGACGGCGGGCGTCGTCAGTCGAATCGGGTGTTCCATGGGGAAATCTATCCCCACGCGTCGCGCAGTGTCAACCGGGCTAGCCTTCGCGGCGGGACGGCGAAGAAGCAGGGAGATGGGGGATGATTCGCATCCCGCCCCGCCCGTGCCCGGCGCGTCACCTCACGATGCGGACGCCCACCGCGGCCCCGCCGTCCGCCGCGGGCGCAAGGCTCACGCCGCGGGGGATGCGCACGCGGTGCCAGCGTTCGCTGGGGAAGAGCGCGCCCACCACCAGCCCGAACACCGCGCCGCCGCCGGCGCCGATCAGCACGTTCTCGCCCGTGCTCCGGTCGTCCAGTGGGTCGAAGAGCAGCCCGTACGTCGCACCGGCGAACGCGCCGCCCACCGCGCCCAGCGCCGCGCTGGCGGTGCGGCTGGGCACGCCGCGGCTCACGTCGATCCGCCGCACCGCCAGCCGCGCGACGCTCACCGCGCTCGTCGCGGGGTGAAGCTGCAGCGTCAGCGAGTCCGCGCTCTCCGACAGCAGCGTGCCGCGCAGCACCTGCGCCGGCGTGTAGCCCTCCACGTCGCGCTGCGGGGTGAGCCAGATGCGCACGCGCGTCCCCGGCGCGATCTCCTGCGCGGCGGATCGCATCGGCGAGCCGGCGGTGGCGATGAGAAGCACGGCGAGGACGATCAGCGGACGCATGAAGTACCTCCGTCGTGGTGGAACCGGCATCTCCGCCGGACGGGCGAGCAACCTCCGCGCCGCCGATCGCCACAACGCGGCGGCCCCGCACGTCATCGCGACGCGCGGGGCCGTGCTCCATCGACAGTGTTCAGGTGCGCGGAGCATCACTTTCGCACTCTCGCACCTTCGCACTCTCGCACTTCATCTTACCGGCTGCCATCGTAGCGGCCCTGCTCGCGGCCGTTCCGCTGGCCGCGGCCCTCGCCGCGCTGGCCGTTGGCGAACTGGCCGCGCTCGTCCTGCAGGCGGCGGTACTCGGCGCGCTGGCTGTCGTTCAGCACGCGCTCGATCTGCTGCTCGCTGCGGGTGCGGATGGCCTGCAGCTCGGCCGGAAGCTCCCGGCGCTGGCGCTGCCCGTCCCGCTGCCCGCGCTGGCCCTGCTGCTGCTGCCACCCGCCCTGCTGGCGGCTGCCCTGCTCGCGGCCGCCGCGCTGGAACTCGCCGCGGTGGCTCTGGCGCCAGGCCTGGAACTGCTCGTCCTGCTGCTGCAGGATACGGCGGATCTGCGAGGCCTGAGTCGAGCTCAGGCGCAGGCGCTGCGTCAGCATCGACACCTGGCGGTCCAGCCGCTGGCCAGGGTCCTGGCGCTGCCCCTGCTCCCAGCGCTGGCCGCCCTGCTGCCCCTGCTGGTACTGCGCGCTGGCGGGGGTGTGCAGCACCAGCGCCGTGGCCACCGCCGCGCCGGCCGCCAGCATGCGCGGGAATCGGATCATGCTCTTCATCTTCATGTCCCCTGGTTCGTTGTGCTCGCTGCCTGTGCGGCGGGGGCGGTTCCGGTGGGGAAGGTCGCTTACCTCGGCACGGCCGTTCGCGCCGCCCCTCGTCGGGCGTCGCAGGAGGATGATAGTGGCGGCGGTCCCCGCGCGGTCCCCCTCCCAGGCCCACCTGCACCGGGATGATCCGAAGTGCACCGCGCATGACACGAACCGCCGCAACCCGAGGATTCGCAGCGGCTTATGATTGTTTCGGAGGAAGCTCGATCGACATCGACCGCCAGCCCCGTTGACGTCATCCTGAGGCCGACCACAGGGAACTCGAGTCTGCGGAAATGGTCGCAGGCCGAAGGATCCATAACCTGAGTCGCACGCACACCGATGAAACGCCACCGAAGCTGGTCACGCACGCGGTGCGTCTCACGGAAGCACGTGCTGCCGCGGCTATAGATCCTTCGGCCTGCAATCTACCGTGCGGCCGCTGATGACAGTGTGGCCGGCCTCAGGATGACGTCGGGCGGGGACGGCGCGGAAGCACAGACTCATTTTCCGGATATGGTATCAAGGATTACGCCTGGCTTGTGTCGGGAAGCGAGCGGCAAGCGATAAAGATGCGAGAACCGCCGCCCGGGAGTGCCGGGCGGCGGTTCGTCGTGGGATCTTCGCGGGAGTCTAGCGCCGCCCGCCGATCAGGTTGCGGATGGGGCCGGGGATGTACTCCGCGGCGCCGTCCAGCGCGTCGAGCAGGGTGTGCAGCGTCTCGTCGTCGCCGTCCCAGTGGTCCAGCACCACATCCTCGCCCGCGTTGCCCAGCAGCCGCGACAGCGCCAGGGCGATGAGGAGCACGTCCTCGACCTCGCCCAACACGGGAATCCAGTCGGGGATCAGGTCGGCGGGGAGCGCGGTGTACGCCAGCGCGGCGCCCACGATGGCCTTGTCGGTCTTCGACACCCGCGGGTCGCGCGCCAGCCCCCACAGCAGCTTCAGCACGTTGGGGATGTCGCGCACCACCGAGCGCAGCCACGCGCGGTCGCCTCCGCGGCGCGCGGGGCGTCGCGAGCCGCGCGAACGCGGGCGGGACTCGGCGTGCGCACGCGGCCTGGGGCGCGGCTCGGCGCGCGGCTCCGGGCGCGCGCGGGAGCGCGGCGCCCCGCCGGTGCGCGGGCCCACGAGATCGTCCTCGTCCTCGTCGTCGTCCAGCATGCGGCCGCGGACCGGGATCCTCTTCCTGTCAGCCATCCATCTCCTCACGTGCGGGTGGAAATCGGGTGCGGTCAGCCAGCGGCCTCGCGCCGGTCGCCGCCGGCGTCGCGCGAGGGGCCGGGGAGCTGCGGCGGCGCCGGCTCGTCGTCGCGCGGGGTGATGACGTTCTCCACCTCGCGGATGACGGTGCGCCCGGCCTCGGTGATGCCGCTGACCATGCGGCCGGCGGTGCCCATCACCCCCAGCGCGCCCTTGATGGTGCCGAACGCCAGCCCCTGCCCGCGCATCTTGTCTTCCAGCAGCTCGCTGAACTTCTGGAATGCGCCGGGCTCGCGCAGGGCGTCGCGCGCGTACTTCGAAGACAGAAACTCGACGAAGTCGAGCGCCTGGTAGACCTGCGCCTCGGGGAGCGCCTCGATGTGGCGCATGAGCCGGGCGCGCAGAAGATCGTGCATCGGGAATTCAGGGCTTGCGGTGCATCAGGACGATGCCGGGGGAGCGATTTCCGTGCCTCAACCGGCGGACGATGGAGCCTGTAGAAGATACGGTCGGCGACCGGGCAGTGTTTCGCTACACATCGATCAGAGATTTGTGCAATTCAGCAACAAATCTTTCGCCGACTTCGCGCATCTCCGCGACAACATACGGTAGGAAGCCACTCTTAAGCGAAACTTCGTCACCGTGGATGGCGATCAGTTGGGAGTGACTCTTCGCGAACTGGCGCACCACCTGATGTTCCGGCTCTGGACCTAGCATGCCTCTGCGGTGCGCGTAGGCGTTTCGTAGCTTACCCAGCATTCGCATCGTACCCCATGCGGGATTTTGATCTGGAAACGGTAAACCGCAGACTGCCTTCAGGAATTTCTGGGATCGCACGATGCCAGAGCCCTGTAGGTCCTTCTCCTTGATGCCTGTCGGGATGGTCTCCTCGAAGTGGTTTGAGAACATGCCGAGCATCTTCTCAAACAGCGCATAGATTTGCATGAACAGGGCAGACCTGAATACCTGCGGAAGTTCTTCTTGCACTTGGACCTGATCGTTGTGCAACTGAGTTCTTGTGAACGCGTTATCAGAATTCAGTTCAGAGAGATCCCTTCGGAGCTGTGCATCGATCGCAGCAAGCCGCGCCCCGATCGCATCGTTGACCAATTGCTCTCCAGCTAAGATCGAGTCGGTCCTGACCTTGAACTCTCGGCAGATCACCCGGGGCCAAGTCACCAACAGATACAAGTTGTTCATTCGTTCTCTCCCATAAAAATTGCACTAAGCAAAAGGCCGCCCGAGCGGCGGCCCTTCACGTCGAAAGCTGCCCAGCAGGGACGCGTCAAACCCCCGCCAGCTCGGACTCGAGCAGGCCGGTGAGCTTTTCCAGGTGCTGGGGGGTGCAGAAGAGGCGGATCTCGCCGCGCTCGCCGGCGCGGACTCGGGGACGGGTGAAGCAGACGACGCGGCGTGACCTGCAGAGGGCGTCCAGCGCGCGGCCGGCGCGGGCGGTGTCGGGGGCGCGGTCTTTTCGTCTCCATCCCAGGTGGATGGCCACGTCCTCGGCGCTGACGGCGTCGTGCACGCTGGGGTTGAAGGCGTCCTCGTCCAGCATCTCGATCACCAGCTCGCGGTCCCGCAGGTACCGGAACGCCTTGTCGGCGTCGCGCGCGCACCCTTCCTCGTTCGGCACCTCGGCCGAGTTCACGTTCACCAGGTCGCAGCACTCGCTTCCCACGGCGTTGGCCTCGTCGCCGTCCTTCCACTGGTCCAGCGCCAGCTCCTCCGCGGCCTTGCGGGTCGCGGCGTCGACGGCGTAGCGCACCGTCTGCTTGAACGTGATCTCCACCTCGAAACGCTTCGCCATCGTTGCGGCTCCCTGGCTCCCCATGGGCTTCGTGGCGCGCCTCATCAGGCGCGCGAGGTTCCACTGATCGTCGTCTGTTTACCGGGCCGGCGGCGCGCGCCGAACGCGAAGATCGGGCCAGCGCATCCCCGGTTGTGGCGGAACGTGCATCATTGATAACGGCAAAGTGAGAAAAAGGGGAGTGGGTCGTGAACTGTTACCTTCTGCGACCGCGGGGGTCCTCCCCGCCCTCCCCCGCCGGACCAATGGGGAGAGGTGGAGCCGATGCGAGGAAGGGCCATGCGGGAGCATCGCACGCGAAGCGCGGCGCGGTGGATCCTGCCCGCGCCGCGCGTGCATCGTCGCCGCCGGGCCGGTCGGCGGGCCCGGGGCCTTCTCGCCGCCCGGAGCGCGACACCTTCGTGCCACCGGCTGCGAACTCCCGCCGTGCGGCCGGCCCCGTCGCGATTGCGAAAACCGGGGGCACGCTCCCCCGACCCACGGAGCGACGGCAACGAGTCCTTTAAGGAAGACATCGAGCGACGGCCAGGTGTCGTACGGCTACCGCAACACCTACGTCTCCTGTTGATCCACGCCGCAGGGAGACGACGAAAAGCGCGGCAGCGGCCCAGTGCCGCTCCCGCGCTCGTGTGGTTGCTGCGACTTCTTCAGTCGCCGGTGGGCGTGGAAGGGCGACTGAAATCGCGGCAACAACGGCCCGAAGTCCGCCTTCGCGGACTCCCCGCCTCGGTATCTCCGCTCGATTCCAGCCGGCAGAACGCCTCCGGTTCCCCTCCCCTGCCTCCGATGCCGGGCCGAACAGCCTCGCGCAGTTTGCGAGGCTTCCCGTGGTTGTTGCTGCGGCTTCAGTCGCCGGTGCTTCAGGCGCGCTTGCGCAGGCTGTCGATGGTGAGCACGCGCGCCTCGGCGGGCTCGGCCTGGAGCGCCGTGAGCAGGTCGATCTGGTAGCGGCCGGCGCTGGGCACGTCGTGGCAGCGGCGGCAGCGCGCCTCGTAGCTCTCATGGCCGCCCACCTGCACCACCGGGCTCTCGTACGGCGCCGGCTCGCCGTTCACCAGCCGCTGGTTGCGCGTGGCCGAGTTGCCGCAGACCATGCAGATGGCGTGCAGCTTGTCCACCGCCTCGGCCAGCGCCAGGATGCGCGGCATGGGCCCGAACGGCTCGCCGCGGAAGTCCATGTCGATCCCCGCCACGATCACCCGCGCGCCGCGGTCGGCCAGCGCGCTGATCACGTCCACGATCCCGTCGTCCAGGAACTGCGCCTCGTCCACGGCGATGACCTGCGCGTCGGGGTGCACCAGCTCGGCCACCTCCAGGCTGCTGCGCACGGGGATGGCGTCCACGCCGGTGCCGTCGTGCGAGCTGACGTGGCCGATGCCGTGGTATCGGTCGTCGAGGGCGGACTTGAACACCTGCACGCGGCGGCGGGCGATCAGCGCGCGCCGCACGCGGCGGATCAGCTCTTCGGACTTGCCCGAGAACATCACGCCGGTGATGACCTCGATCCAGCCCTGGCCGTCGCCCTGGTAGAGCGTAACGTCTCTCAAGGGGATGCTGCTGCGGAGTTTGTGGCCCGCGGAGCCCTGCGGAACTGGCGTGTTGGTGACGCGGAAAGTTAGCCGCGCGCCCCGGCGCGGGCAACCGGATACGGGAGCGTACGGGGAGTTCGAGGTGCGTCGTCCGGCCGCGCGCCCTCTCCGGCCGGCTTAGCAGGCTGCTAAAAATCGCAATGTACACTTTCGGTCGAAGCGGCACGGCTGTAAATTGCCGTAACCTTCGGCCGGGAGCATGGATGCGCGGACGCGAACCAGAGCAGCGGGTGATGTTCAGCTACGTGAACATCGAGACGCGGATTCCGCGGGATCACCCGTTGCGCATCGTGAAAAAGCTTGTGGACGCGGTGCTTCGGCAGCTCTCGCCACGATTCGACACGATGTACGCCCGCGGCGGACGGCCGAGCGTACCGCCGGAGCAGCTCCTGCGGGCGCTGCTGATCCAGATTCTGTACTCGGTGCGAAGCGAGCGCCTGCTGATGGAGCAGCTCGACTACAACCTGCTCTTCCGCTGGTTCGTCGGACTCGGGATCGACGACGAGGTGTGGGTCCCGGAGACGTTCACGGTCAACCGCGACCGGTTGCTGGAAGCCGAGGTCGCGCACGCGTTCTTCCACGCCGTGGTTGAACAGGCGCGCAGCCGGAAGCTGCTGTCGGACGACCACTTCACCGTCGACGGCACCCTGCTGGAGGCGTGGGCCAGCCAGAAGAGCTTTCGGCCGATCGACGAGCCGCCGGACGCGAAGCCCGGGGGCCGCAACCCGGAGGTGAACTTCCGGGGCGAGAAGCGCGGCAACGCGACGCACCGTTCCACGACCGATCCCGACGCCCGGCTGGCGAAGAAGGGCAACACCGCGGCGAAGCTGGCCTACACGGCGAGCGCGCTCATGGAGAACCGCCACGGGCTGATCGTCGACACCGAGGTGGAGCACGCGACCGGGACGGCGGAATGCGACAGCGCGCTCGCGATGCTGGACCGCCTGCCGAAGAAGAAGCGTCGGCGCACGCTGGGGGCGGACAAGCTGTACGACACGAAGGACTTCGTGCGAGGCTGCCGGGAGCAGGGCTTCACGCCGCACGTGGCGCAGAACATCAACGATCAGCGGGGCAGCGCGATCGATTCGCGGACCACGCGGCATGCGGGATACGCGGTGAGCCAGCGCAAGCGCAAGCTGGTCGAGCAGGGATTCGGCTGGGACAAGACCGTGGGCCTGCTGGACAAGCTGCGCCACCGCGGCAAGAAGCTGGTCGGCTGGGTCTACGCCTTCACCTCGGCGGCGTACAACCTGGTGAGGCTGCGCACCCTCATCGCGGCCGGAGTGTGCCCGTGATCCGCGCTGAGACGCTTCCGCGCACCGATTCCGGTGCGAAACAGGACGAAACGGCACGCCCGGAGCTCCCCTGGACGCTGGGCCTGCTGACGACCCCCGGTTTGAGGAGTCGGGCGAAGCCCAAGCACTGTTTTTTAGCATCCTGTTAGGCCGTCCACCTCTCCCGTACCGGGCGAGGTTGCTCGGCGGACGCTTGCGCCGCCTCCGCCATCGGCGTGAGCCATGTGGGCCTGTCGCGCGGATGGCATGGGAGCCACCCTCCACCGGAACGGGGGAGGGTCGCGCCCTCCGGCGCGGGGTGGGGGCAGCAATGCGTGGAAACCGCGCCTCCGTCCTCTAGCACACTCACGCACTCACGCACTTCCGCACTCACGTACTTCTCATTGCTTCCGACGCCGGCGGTTGCGCTTTTCGAACACCACCTCGTCCTCCACGATCATGTAGCGGATGATGCGGTCCTGCGCGTCGGGGAAGCTCTCCAGCCGGTCGCGGAAGCGGTCGTTGGAGACGATGTTCGCGTCCAGCTCGCGGGCGAAGGCGAGGATGAAGTAGTCCGCGTCCGTTCCGGCGGGCGCCTGGCGGATCTGGCCGGCGTCGATCAGCGCCTCGTACTTGTCGGTCTCGTCGATCTGGTGCCGGAGCGCGGCGTCGGAAACCACGATGGGATCGAACCCATCCTCCCTCAGCTTCTCCACCACCAGCTCGATGTTGCGCAGGCGGCCCCGCTCGCCCTCGCTGCTGTGCGCCACGTTCGAGCCGTCCACGAGCGCCTTGCCCGAGCGCTCCTGCCGCTGCGTGACCTTGGGGGTGTGGCTGTCCTGCGCGTGCTCCGGCATGCTCCGTCTCCGTCCGGGTGGGTTCGCGCGCGAAGGTACGCAGGCCCGGTGCCATCTCCGTACGCCGCCAGCTTCATCTTCTTCTCTCCCCCATCTCCCGCAACGCCTCTCCATCTCCACCCCGGTGACGGAGGGGCGGGCGGAGGATGCGAAATCCCACGGAGCCCGGCCTGCATCGGCTCCGTCAACCCTCTGGCGGTATTGCACTTGCAGCGCTCCGGACGCGCCGCGGCGGGAAGCCGCGGCGACACTGCCGGCCCGACGGGAACCCGGATGACCACGGGAGAGGAACGATGAAGAAGCTCTGCCTCGAAACGCTTCACGTCGAATCGTTCGCCACCTCGGACGCGGCGGCCCCCGCGCGCGGAACGGTGCGGGCGCACGCCGCGTCCGGGCTGCCCTGCAACCTGCTCACCATCGACACCTGCCCCACGCAGTACTGCACCCCGCCCACGGCCTTCGTGCCGGAGGCGTAACCGCAACCGGGAGAGGACGATGAAGAAGCTGAGGCTGGAGCTGGACGCGGTGCGGGTGGAGTCGTTCGCCACCGCGCGCGGCCGCGCCGTCTCCACGCGCGGGACGATGCGCGCCTTCGCCGCCACGGACGCGTGCCCGACCAACCACTGCGCCACGGTCCCGCTCTTCTGCGAGACGGTGTTCGCGCCGCAGTGCACGGGAACCACGTGCACCGGCTGATCCGACACACGGACTGGAGGGACCGATGAAGAAGCTGAAGCTGAAGATGGACACGCTCGCGGTCGCCACTTTCACCACCGGCGAGCGCGCGAAGATCGCCAGCCGCGGCACGATGCGCGGGCACGACGAGGAAGTGATCACCCAGCGCTGCCTCACGGGCACGGAGACCTACACCTGCCCCACGTCGGCCGCCAGCTGCCCCACCTGCACGATCGCCGGGTAGCGAAGGGAGCCCCGGACGAACGCGGAAACCCTGGATGGACGGGAAAAGATGCAGAAGCTGAAGCTCGACGTGGACGCGCTCGCGGTCGCCTCGTTCGCCACCGGCAGCGGCACCGCCGCGATCCGCGGCACCATGCGCGGCCACGAAAGCCACCTGACGGGGACGGAGACGTACCGCTGCCCCACGCCCACCTGCCCCACCTGGGCTGCCACCTGCCTCACCTGCGCGGCCGAAGAGCAGCGGGAGGGATGAGATGCGCCCGATGAAGCTGGACCTCGCCCGGCTGGCGGTGGAGTCGTTCGCGACGGCGCCGGGTTCGCCCGCCGCCGTCACCGCGCACGAGCTCGCCGCCACGCCGCTGTGCGTGAACACGCTGCCGGTGAACGAGTGCCTGACGCAGGACACCTTCCGGAACTGCTGACGGAAACCGCTTTCGGGGAGATGGAGATTTCATGCGCAAGCTGACGCTGGACCTGCACGCGCTCGCGGTGGACTCGTTCCCCATCCCGGCGGCCGATGGCGCGCGGGGAACGGTCGCGGCGCACGCGCCGACCCAGACCACCTGCCCCGTGACGGGCGGCGACTGCCAGACGAACATCATCTTCTGCCCCAGCCGCGTCGTCTCGCAGTGCGGCTGCGTGAGCGACACCTGCTGACATGAACGGGCCGCGCTCCCGACGGAGCGCGGCCCTGCGTAGCTCTGCGAATGGTTCGATCGGGAGCTTGCTCCTGGCATTTGATCCGGCTGCCGAGCCGAACAGCCTCGCGCAGTTTGCGAGGCTTCCCGTGGTTGTTGCTGCGCCGCTGCGCCTTCAGTCGCCGGTGAGGAGGCCAGCCCGCGAACGGGTCCCGGTTCGGACGCCGGGCGGAATCACCCGGAGTATTTCCTCCGCACCCGGTTTCACCCCGCGGCCGCCCGCAGCGCCTCGGCCAGCGCGGCGCAGTCCTCCGCCGTGTTGTACACGTTCGGCGCCACGCGCACCGCGTCGCCCCGCAGCGAGACGGAGACGCGCCGCTCGGCCAGCGCCGCCTGCAGCCGCGCCGCGTCCGCGCCGGCGGGCGCGCGCAGGCCGAACAGGTGCGCGCCGCGCCACGGCTCGTCCTCCACCCGCCACCCCAGCCCGCGCGCCTCGGTGATCAGGCCGTGCGTCAGCTCGCGGCAGTAGTCCTGCACGTTCGCCGGGCCCCACGCCACGATCTGCTCCAGCGCGGCGATCAGCATCGGCATCAGCACGAAGTTGCTGCGCTCGCTCACGTCAAAGCGCGCGGCGCCGGGCTGGTACTCGTCCGCGTAGTCCACCAGCCGGGTGAAGTCCTCGCTTCCCATCCGCCCCAGCCACGTCTCCTCCAGCGGCACCCACCGGTCGCAGCGCTCGCCGAAGTACGCCAGCCCCAGCG
The sequence above is drawn from the Longimicrobium sp. genome and encodes:
- the guaB gene encoding IMP dehydrogenase — protein: MPAARFAGEGLTFDDVLLVPRHSLVHPSETSVRTRLTRRIDLAIPLVSAAMDTVTESRMAITMAREGGIGIIHKNMPIDRQAKEVDRVKRSESGMISDPFHTRPDSTLRHLLGKMEQYGVSGAPVVDENDRVIGIVTNRDVQFETDLDRPVRELMTGADRLVTAPVGTSLDEAVKLLHARRIEKLPIVDENGVLRGLITVKDVRKRAQFPNACKDEQGRLRVGAAIGVSARDVDRARALVQAGVDVLVIDTAHGHSEGVLQAVGRMREAFPDVQIIAGNIATRDGAAALVARGVDAVKVGVGPGSICTTRVVTGIGVPQLTAVLEAVAGAGDIPIIADGGIKYSGDVVKALAAGAHSVMMGSMLAGTEESPGESFLLEGRRFKTIRGMGSLGAMAEGSADRYFQDPSTADARKFVPEGIEGRVPYKGAASDTIYQLVGGLRSGMGYLGCADIEELRTRPQFMRITGGGLRESHPHDVTITREAPNYHA
- a CDS encoding YkvA family protein, translated to MADRKRIPVRGRMLDDDEDEDDLVGPRTGGAPRSRARPEPRAEPRPRPRAHAESRPRSRGSRRPARRGGDRAWLRSVVRDIPNVLKLLWGLARDPRVSKTDKAIVGAALAYTALPADLIPDWIPVLGEVEDVLLIALALSRLLGNAGEDVVLDHWDGDDETLHTLLDALDGAAEYIPGPIRNLIGGRR
- a CDS encoding thymidine kinase, with the translated sequence MFSGKSEELIRRVRRALIARRRVQVFKSALDDRYHGIGHVSSHDGTGVDAIPVRSSLEVAELVHPDAQVIAVDEAQFLDDGIVDVISALADRGARVIVAGIDMDFRGEPFGPMPRILALAEAVDKLHAICMVCGNSATRNQRLVNGEPAPYESPVVQVGGHESYEARCRRCHDVPSAGRYQIDLLTALQAEPAEARVLTIDSLRKRA
- a CDS encoding IS5 family transposase — protein: MRGREPEQRVMFSYVNIETRIPRDHPLRIVKKLVDAVLRQLSPRFDTMYARGGRPSVPPEQLLRALLIQILYSVRSERLLMEQLDYNLLFRWFVGLGIDDEVWVPETFTVNRDRLLEAEVAHAFFHAVVEQARSRKLLSDDHFTVDGTLLEAWASQKSFRPIDEPPDAKPGGRNPEVNFRGEKRGNATHRSTTDPDARLAKKGNTAAKLAYTASALMENRHGLIVDTEVEHATGTAECDSALAMLDRLPKKKRRRTLGADKLYDTKDFVRGCREQGFTPHVAQNINDQRGSAIDSRTTRHAGYAVSQRKRKLVEQGFGWDKTVGLLDKLRHRGKKLVGWVYAFTSAAYNLVRLRTLIAAGVCP
- a CDS encoding NYN domain-containing protein, which translates into the protein MPEHAQDSHTPKVTQRQERSGKALVDGSNVAHSSEGERGRLRNIELVVEKLREDGFDPIVVSDAALRHQIDETDKYEALIDAGQIRQAPAGTDADYFILAFARELDANIVSNDRFRDRLESFPDAQDRIIRYMIVEDEVVFEKRNRRRRKQ